In the genome of Paralichthys olivaceus isolate ysfri-2021 chromosome 10, ASM2471397v2, whole genome shotgun sequence, the window CTTGCTCTACTGGAGGACATTTTTCACATGTTGATCCTCCACTACAACAGGGGCTCAGTTAGCTTctacattttcacacaaaaaaaactaagcAGCACTGTCTATTAAGGCTTTGCATGAAGTCTGTCTGGGTTGAGAGAGCTCTACAGAAAGGACACAACATATCGCTGCTGACGAGtgatggggggaaaaaactgaaactgaaaagagaaatgtgagaTACTACATGTGGCACAGCAGGgcggaggggaggagagagcaggacaCAAAATATTCTCGTGTTTCGCTACCATTGTTTGAATTTGGGACCAGGAAATGTGGCTCATGTTGTATGTTAGAGGTAAAAACAACCAACTCTGGGATGAGCAATTCTAAATGTATAGAAATGTAAGGTGACCAGGTGTCGCTGTGCTGATATCCAGAGAAACAAAGTTGCACACAGactcaaacaaaccaacacctTCCTCACTCTCCACTTTAAAACACTAACAGTGGTTCTCAATTATTCATTTTGAACCAAATGAACGCACTTCCCCCATGCACTGTGGTAATGGCAGGGAGAGAGGGTTGGTAtttcaaacacaacagaggGAAGAGGCGGGTGCTGTTTTAAAGGGCCGGCAAATAAGCGAATCCCTCGCCTGAGCAAGCTTGATTTAAGGCAAAGGTTAAAATATAACTTCTATATCAGGAAAGCTAAATAATGTGCTAACAGCTGCAAGGCTACATGGAGACAGTCTGTGACCTTTCTCTGGAATCAACTGCCACTCAGCGGCGAAACGGTCACTTCAACCAGAGCGGCGTGAGCTGCATTTTAACTGGCATCAGAGGGGTAGTGGTGCGTTGAAGTGCCTCAGTGTTCAGACTAGGATTTCTGGGTAAATGAACAGCAAAATCTCAGGGTCAGCTGATCCAGGTATGATAACAAGTATGCAGATTTCTCTGTGTAAATCAAAGGAAAATaggactgaatgaatgtgtgtgggtgttggtGCTGCAGGCTGCACATGACCCCTGTAACAGATggtttgttttcacattcagaGTCCTTCTTGTAGTTTTACAGACAAGCATCTCCAAACCAGGAAGTTAACGGGTTGATTCACCAACATCACAAGATTAAAATAACATATCATTTTGCCCACTTCACTCTTGTGATATCCAGTCCTGGAGACGATGTGGAACTTATATAATTTGAGTTCCATGCTGTGAGACTTCTGCACCTGCCCTGATACAAAAAAGGTAAACTGAATGTGACCAACAGtgctcaaattaaatcaaatcatatttGAAAGACTCAACTGAATTGTCTCTTCACAGAAACTGTCCAACTAATTGGATAATCAGATAATGATTTCActttcctttatatttaaaacatggTTTCCAATGAAAACTATCAATTATTATCCAAGAAAGTCAGACAAAAGATGTTCTGAAAAGATTAATCATTTTTCAGTATGGTATGGAAATCTCAGACTTTGCctgtataaaaaacagaacTATCTGCATTGCCAGATATGTAAAAGTTGAAAtggtacatttattttgtgatttgggCGAATCGACCCTTTAGGGGGACCAGGATGGGCCTGAGAGCACCGGTTCCCACATCCACTCAGTGAAAAAACCAAGGGAGACATCCTGCATGTCACAGATGGTTGAGATGAAAACAAGTTTCAGATGTGGATGTATTTGTGTTCTGTGGGCAAAAACAATAAGCACACCCCACACCCTGATTGGCTGATGACCATGACTGGATTTGGAGGTAGGTAGTGCAAGAGCAGATGATGGGCGGACTGGCTGTCCATGTGACAGGTGAGGCGTTTGAACTTGGGTGTTAACAGGACTTTAATGTGGCTGGGCTGGGGACGAGCTGGATTAAGAAAGATGCAGCAGGGTATGATGCTGTGTCTTCCCctccattttgttttgtgttacaCCAGAGAGCTTGACCCACCCCCCCAGACCTtcaatgctctctctctcactcactcaatcTAGTGCTATTAAAATTTCTAACTCTGGTGTCTATTTATCATTTTCTCCTCCCTGACCTACCAACAGACTCGACGGTAGGAGGAGAAAGGAGTTGGGTAGGGTTGAGACTCCGCAGGATGGCCACACAGAGACAGCCGTACACGGGAGGAGGGGAGATGGGAGGTGTTTGGGGATAAGGGGGTGACGCACTTTAGTTTTGTTTCTTGGCCTCCTGGTTGCCATAACTGGAGCCTGTTTTCTTCACCTCTGTGACCCCGATGAGGCGTCGGATAGCTATGGAAGCTGGGGaaagagcaaagacaaaaaaataaataaataaataaaaaagtggaGTGAACGAggagagaaaattaaatgttaaataaaacgTAAATTCAAAACCTTgaatttaacttttctttttccaggtAAAGAGCCTGATTAGAGCTCCATGAGGAAGATATATCATATATGTGTTACCTatgatgaggaagaagatgaagccGATGATGAGGAGGGGGGAACCGCTGACAACCACTCCACAAGCAAAATTGATAAGGGGCGACAGCAGCAGGGTGGCCCAAAACAGGAAGTTCAGCAGCGTCCATAGTCGACGAGGTGGGATTATTGTGGGTCCGGGGAACTTGCCTTCCTTGCTGTATTGTTCCTGTAAGGCATCCTGAGCCAGAGAAGAAACACATTAAGTAACCACAGTAACCACTGAAATCAATAATGATGTGCATGTACTTCttaagacacacaaacagtcagatGGTGGCGCTGTAATTAAGGGGCCAAAAAGTGTTGTTTTGGAAAGGCCACACCCTCACACCCTAAATCTGACTTTGTCAAACAACTCCAGCCACAAAAAGACTTCTTGGACcataaaaaaatctgtcatgaTGGATTTTCCACCATTTTCAAGTTTCTGAAACACAGGTTTTTGAAATCTCCTTGCTACCAAATTTTCTCTGACCTATAGGTGGAGCCACAAACACCAATAACATGTACCTCAAACCTGGTGAACATACTCTGGTGCAGGTATCAACCAAAATCTAAAGTGATTTATcatatattcaaaatatctcCAAGAAATGTTGTATTTCCTCCCTGAAGTCCTACTATCCTCTTAACATATTCAATGAGAGTGTTACAAATAGAGGAGCTTTGGATGCACAATGTTGATATCTTTGTGAAGACTGAACAAAGCTTTGATTGGTCTCAATTTGGACAGATTTCAACTACCtgtagtgattttttttttgccttgttgCTGCATGTGGCTTTAACTGTGGCTTGATTGGGCTGCTTCCTTCTGTTGAGCACAATAAGGGCTTGAACCCGGAATGCATTCTTTGTGATTTCAATCCTATATTGAGTCTTTAATGTCAGTTTTACCTTCTCCTGGTAGAGCTTGTGCAGCCAATTAGCACACTCCTTCTCATCATCTGGTATTTCCTCCACAGAGAACCGTCTGGatggaaaagaggaaataacTATACACTGTAGAGCTGAATCACATTTGGTTTCAGCCTCACTTACAATTTGAGCAATAACAGTTAGAAATGCGCACATAAAGAACAACCGAAACAAATACAAAGGACAACACACTGGGTGGAGGTAATTTATGTTTAGAGCGCCGTCACCAAGCAACCACCTAAATCATGATCATTTAAATGAGTCAGTGACGTAGGTACGAACGAGGAGAACGAAAGGTGAAGTGTGGCTCTAGTGAAAACTGATGGTAAAAATGAGTTAATGGCACAAgacttgttttttccccctcacaacTTCTCCCAATCCCAGGTTTGTCCATGGTCATGATTCCAGTTGTAAATGTTAATCTTGATAAGAATGAGTTtggggaaaatgttttcatatcttTCTGTAACTAAGTCCGACCAGAGTCAGACAGGCATTATGTTGTTTGTGTCCAAACCCAACTTCAGCTCGATGCATTTAAAATaagctgcactgagtttgtgtCAACCTGTCCCTGACACGTATAGTGACTGCTCGTTTTCCCCAATTACAAAAAATCCAGCCAACATGACAAATATCATTCTGTTATGCCAGTGTCTCACCACTAGAGGACTCTATTAAGAATACCTTATTTCTCTGCATAGATCTGCTGCTGCAAGTCCATGTTCAACCGACTCTGGTTTAATCTTTGtttccacaaaacaaaaaatgttctctCCCTCATTCTAATTGAGTAAAACGAATAGTTTTTCTCATTCAGCTGTCAGAATAAAGCCATGCTATTCCAGGCCTGTTCAGCAGGAGCCATCCTAATCTATTTTCATCTCCTGACCTGTTCTTCACTCAGTAGGCGTGCTCTGCCCATTAGAGTTACAGTTCTGAAACCATAAACACACTGGGAAACCTGCCAACATCCCGAGCACACTCACTGTCTGTTTCAATGTTATAGGACAAAAGTGTGATTGGAGGGAGGCCACAAGGTTTAAACTACATTCATCACCTTCTCCTCTGTACAGCTGGCAGTGTGATGCATCATCGTTACAATACATGGTCATTCTGAGGTAAATGGAGGACAGAGGTTGCACTCACCTCACACTCAAGTCAGCTTTGTATTTCTTGCCGTTGACGATGCCCAGGAGAGTGGGGGTTTGGTTATCTTTGAAGTTGAGAGTCACATCGTACACAGCAgttactgtaaaatatataatcacattAAGAACCAGAAACGTGTTTTAAACAtgatgaactgtgtgtgtgtgtatatttccaTACAGCACCTGTGCCCTTAAGACACTGCAGTGTTGTGGTAAATCCTTTGGTTCGGGGTAGTAGGTGGTATTTGAGCTTGGGGAGGCCTTTACTCTCTGCAATCTGCATACTGATCTGGTGTTTCTTCTCTGTAAAACGGGTTCCCTCGCAATACAGAAGAAACTGTGAAGTGAGGAGAGATGAgttaagaaacacacacacccagacttAAGGTGACCTCCTTTCTCTTGTCTCATCCACTACCATTCTTCTGCCTGGTTTAATTACAGGAGCTTTAATGTAGCTTTaatgtaacaaataaaaaaaatcacaatcagTTCATCCTCTCTCGCAAGACTCTGAAGAATTGCCACTGCTTCTTCAATGCTAATTACCACCTCAACATTCAATGCAGGTTTAACATTTAGCTTAAATGTTATGATTTCACACGTTATGTTTCTTTGAACACACTTTCCAGTGGCCTGGGAGCTCATCAACACATAGGGTTCAGTGTATGGTCAGACACATGTAGTATACCAATGCACTAACTGTTGTTCAACAACATTATCAGGAATTAGTGATCTGACGGCATTTCAGATAAATAATGATATCTCAGCCACAAAGTCTTTTTGTAGGTCTTTATGACATTTTAATGCCAATTTGGTGAAAATTTGACTAATTTCAAAACAGGTTTTTGCAATTCAACTTAAACTAATATAATCACTCataatgatgttattttttatactgtGGATATCACACTGTTATGATAAACATGGAACTGGAAAAGagctttaaaataatattatattatttcgcCCCCTAAAAAGTTCAAACTTGGTTAGCCGGATTTCTCCCTTGGTTAGGACTGGAGAGACATGACATTTTTCTTCCCATAAGTTTCTCATTTGGCCAAATCAAcgcaaaaaaatgtattaatacagGTATGGGAACGACAGCTTAACCAAAGGATGTTGACTTTGTTTATCTGACCACAAAAAAAACGATGCCATTAGCAGTGGCCCGATGCTCAATTTAAGAGGTAATTAGATCAACTGCTGATCAGCCTAATCTCAGCTGGCGAGCTGGAGGAGTGATTCTGAATATCTGTAACACAAGTTTCTTCACACCTTCAGCAATGACATACAACAAACAGTGAGTTCTATTGTCACCAGGTTTGGATGTAAAACTGCTTTGAATCATCAAGCAGGATGAAAGCTTCATCCTGTGAGCTCTGTGGAAAGTCCAGTTCATGAAGtttaacagaaacaaataataaaCCCACTCCCTACAGTCCATGCATTACAAACACagctggtgcacacacacagaacaggatATCTGTGCATTGCCAAGATCAATGAATGTATAGAAAACTGGGTCAAAGGACAGTGACTGAATATCCTAGCATTTAGAAAGGGAAGAATATAGTATCTTCTCTGTCAAAATGCAACCACTGACAGTTTATCACATATCTGATCTTATTTGTGGACGTTTAGCTTTTTGTTTCTATTGGTATTAATAACATTGTATTCCCTGATGGAAGAGCTGAGATTTGGGGAACAATAGCAGTTAGTAAGATTAGTCAAACTTGTTTATAGGAAACCTCAAATTACCACCCTgaggttgtatgcctccacggATTAAAATTAGTTTACAATAACCCTTGACCACTTGAATCTCATTAGTGCAATTTAGAGTCCAAGTGACatctggtcaaaatgtgaagagatGTCCTACAGGCTGACTTGAGATAttatgttcaagaggccaaaaacccTTTTTGTGAGGTTACTGTGACCTTGATGTTTGAGCACAATCTTTGAGTCTATGTGAGCATTTGTGCCAAACTGGAGACGATTCTCTCTAGGAGTTCTAAAGAGAACATGTttatgagggggaaaaaaagggttttgtgaggtcatcatgacctttgacctccaaattctGAGTCAGTTCATCCTTgtgtcaaagtgaatgtttgtgccagatttAATTAAATTCCCTATAGGTGTTGGTGATACAGCATGTTCACAGGTAAATTAgttcaccgtgacctttgaccacagaaTCTAATCAGGTGATTCATGAGTCCAACTGAACTCGAAGAAATTCCCTCGAGACGTTCAAAGATTAAGGTGGGTGGACATAAGGACGaacaacccaaaaacataatggCTCTGGTCAATTGCTGTCCCCTGtgcagaggaataaaaaaggTAATGATATTACCAAACCTGTTCTTAGTAAATTTCATACAAGCCGACTTTCTAGTTGACCTCAGGCTGACTTTATAActcaattattatttatttatgggtGCACTCACATTTGATTTTACTTAAAAATAAACGTGTCTGCTCATTTCTTGTCCTTTAGGAATTATTTTTAACcacatctttgtttacagtgacACTTTGCCATGACTGTAAAGCACTTCGGCTCAACTCCTGTTTTTAATAtgctatgtaaataaatatgacttATTTTCAGTCCCCACTTTATCCACATAGTGCTATTAGATTTGTAAGTGGAAACTTCACTTCACTGATATGATGTGCTCAGGCAGCAAAGAAGTCTATGCCCAGAGGATATTTCAGAAACTTTATTGTGCAACTGAGCTAGAGTTCACTGACATGGTATTCATGCAAACGGTTGCATAGGGgcttgaaaagaaaagagaaaacaaagaaaagaaatcttaAGAACTGTTAGAACTCATACCCACGTCAGAAGACAGATACTTACCCACATATATTCAGGATAATCTTTGAGTCTGCTCAGTCCCTTGAAGACAGTATTTCTGTCCTCCTCCCACTTTCTTTTGCAGAAGACTATTTCTAGGAAGTACCAggtccagccaatcagaggaaccTTCAACAGCTCATGTTTGGCCAGCACTTTTGAACTCTagagacagaggacaggtgTATGTTTTTATTAAGAAAGCATGAATTTCTCACAAAATGGATTGAAGTCATTAATCCATAGCAGCATATGGCAAACATGTTATGCAaagttgtgtgtttgaaatTCTGAGTCATACTATGTTCTTATACTAACCCCTAAGATGCCATATCTTTCACACATGGTCCAGCCACAGAGGAAATCGATTTCAAAGTTGTGGTTGAGGATGATGATGGCATGTTCTTTGCCAAACTTGTCCACCGTAGCCTGGTCTGTGTATAGGGTGCAATCTGTGCCCGACCACCACTCCAGCAGCATCACCAGCTCTACACAAAGCACAACACTTCATGTGCATgcagcaggtaaaaaaaaaaccacttgGCAACTCAGTAAAATCGAAAATAAGAACTACACTGAAGTGCCTGAACCAAAGTGTTCTTATAGTATATGTCATTGCCAGTTTAGTTGAATAATAACAGTGATTTATATCTAAATGTCCTCAGATAATTATCAGCAAGCTGAATTAGTgttacagctttttttttagatcattGTTTTGGTGCTAGTGAAATGTGTAGCTGAGCCTAGGCTGCTTTTATTAACCCATTCAGGGAGCCAtttgtggcaaaaaaaaaaaagctctgataAACCCACAGTACATTGTCTGGCCAGTATCAAAAAGGCAGACAGATTAAGTCAGTTAGAGCCTGGTGACATTGTGGAGGAGAATAAGAGGACTAATATTTATTGAGTGCATTTGACAGGTGGCCATGTCAAGTGTGAATAGACTGCATGGTGCCCTTCTTTCTTTATGTTATCCAAATTATAAAACTCagtatttgcatttaaaataacTATTTTACATCAGAATAGGTTACATCTACTTACGACTCCAGAGGGAGTAGGAGAGTCGGCAGTTGATTCTGCGGTAGAGCTGTTTGTTGAAGGGCCAGAGGATGCAGGTGCAGAGCTGGATGAAGTTTATGATGAGGCCactcaccacaaacacaaagccCATCAGCAACTGCAGGATAAACAGGCTCTTCAGGTAGGCTAGAAGAGCCATTGCTGAGGAGCCTGGAGGGCGGAATAGGCTCCTCTGTATACACTATGACCGACctgagagagagcacagaaacaagGACAACATCAGTGTGGACAGAGCGTGAAACAGCAcgaggaaaaaaataatgggAATACAATACTGGAAACAATTAAATAGGGTAGACATGTTATTCTGCAGACAAAAAAGTTAtcagaaattaaaatacatCTCAGTGTCTCTTACCACGGTGGGATCCTTTTACAAGCCGCGTTTACACGGTCCGTCGGCCAATATTACTGTCCTGTGATAGAGAGCAGAAAATAGGTTGAGATATCAGGAGCCAAAgggacataaaacaaaaaaaggcaacagtTCAGTGTCATTACAGTGAATTTAATAATGTATGCTGTGCTTGTTTGATCAGACCGTTTCAACTTTGTTAGATAATGACCCAGCAGAACAGAAATATCCTCCATCCTTCTCAGTGCGGGTGGAAAGTCAACATGAACCAAAAGGTAAACACTGTGACAGTATTTCTAATCCTGGAGAATGCATATTGTAGTGTCTAAAGAGGTGTCTAAAAACCATTATGTTAGCACTGTTGGAGATTTGTTAGAGCAAATTGCATTTTTCTAGGTTATAAAAGGTATTTGACAAGATGCAGAGTAAACACAATTTCTGCATAGTTCAGCTTCTGTGAGTGCATTTGTTCATTACAACATCTCAAATGTTATTATCTGATTAACTGAGCATGAAAATGTAGTGAATCTTTGCAGTCTAAGATGCAGGGCACTGCACCACATGCTGCCAGTGATTATAATGGTACCAGTGAGGAGTTTTACAGTCTGGGCCTGTGGGAGTTTTATTATTGGAGCTGCAGGTTCATCTAACAGATCATCTGGAAATATTTAATGGTCCCTTTGTAAGGATGTGACTGCATTCATCAGACTAGGGACCAGTTTAAGATGTTTGAGCAAAGCAGGCTGGGATAGGCGGATGATAGATAAACAGAGATAGTATGGGTAAAAAGATGGCCCCTGCCCCAGATGTTAATGTTAATACAGTTTTAACAGACAGTTAATGTGCTGTCAAAAAGACCAGGTGCTCACTTTTCTCAAGAACATCTCACATTAAATGACACACAAAGCGGCTCTGCTTGTTTAGATACTATCATAAGAGTAGcaactgaaatgtaaaaatatttttgtttaaagaGACAACTGAAAAAGGTTTCCAATCTTCCGTATatgttgtttcttgtttctcCAGATTTGTGTGGAGACCTGTGGTTTATGGCAACCTGCTTTTTTAAGAGACATTTCATCTGTGGACAAGAAGCACTTGATTCGATTCACCAAAACATAAATTTAAACCCGCACTGGGGAACTTTTGTCTCCCCCATTTGGTAgcgcaagaaaaaaaacacccagaaAAGACGTGGAAATGAAGCAGATGTTCATTTATATGTAAAAGTTCCACACTCCAGATTTAATAGCAGTGCATTAATAAAGGACTCAATGACTGAATTAAATGTGGATGCTCGACGTTCTTCCTCCGGATTAACTGTGCAGTACTAGCATCAACAACATATGGAGAGTCACCTGCATTCACTGCTATAACTGTGTCAGCAAATCAGTATAAAAAAGAGGCCTTCTGGTGTTTGCTTTTTTACAGCAGGCTGCAATCTGGACAAcaagggagagacagaaacattgtGTCCCTGTGCGGCACTCATGTCAGTCTTCCACTACAGACACTGTATTGTTCACAGGGTGGTTGCGGTAATGACAACTGTGGTTTcttcatatattatattacacaGTTGTTCTTTCACAAGTTCaactataaaaacacacaatcctCTAATATGTCTAGTACAAGAGCAGATATCCAGTTGCCATCCTCCACAAATAATTACATAGATTGTAAAATCTAACAGTTGAAGAAGGTGCTTATCCTAACAAATTATACCACAGAATGTCAGTTGGTTTTCTTGAgccaacaaacagaaatgtttctaatgtttgGAAAAGATGTGTTGAAATTCTGTTACACAtgctgatgtttctgtttctgttagAGATTTGACCTTTGTTCTTAGTGGGAAGAGTGAGTGTCAAGGTGGGGAAGAGTTAGACTGTGTCACATTTAACTTCTAGCAATAGTGAAGCATAATAGAGAAGTTCCATAACCAACATTTCCTGCGACAACAAGCACTTCTGTGGCCTATTTTACTCACAGCCAGTTCATGATGGAAATGGTGACCTTTATTCTGCCTTGCTGCATAAGAGGTACAAACATGGATTTGGGTCCGGGGCAGCTAGGTTACCACAAAGGAAGGACAATGTCTGTGTAAAATGATGCACTAGATAACACACTATTATCTAGCAATCACACATTGGGGCAGCTATATTCCAGCTTGTTTTGTTAAGTGCTAGCAAAGGCAGCATACCAAGGGTCTTGTTAACGGAAATACAGTGGCAtctctataaaaacaaacttgtgtgCGACAGCTCAGATAAACATGCTGTAAACTTTATCATTTCCCTCCACACTCTTTGCTCCCATCTTTGTCCATTTATAAAGTAATTCAAATTGGAATAACCAGACATTTAATTCATAGACTCACAATATATTTGCTTTAAGAATTTTCAATAAGTGGTCAACCAAGGTCTAGAGAAGTCCACACccgtatatattttttttcttgctcttcCTGAGTAGATTCTTGTTAGTATCTACACCAATTtacttcaaattaaataaaacctgCCAGTTGATCAGTGTGATCGAAAGAGATGAGATTTCTATAGTGATCTGCTTACATTTTGCAATTCTAACATTAATCTTTGATTTCCTTTTATATGAAGCTTTACCCCTCAAGTCACAGGTTTAGAATACTCATTTTTTGAAGataaaatgatatataatatatacataaaataatgaataactGATAAAGACATGTCAAGTTTAGAGATAGTTGTAATCAACAAGTGCTTAGTGGGATAGTTGAAAACTGCACAGATGCAAAATGTCctctaaaatattttaatgttcattctttttcatcttttttctacagtatacatattattGCTTGACaacattaattaaattaaacaaccaAATAACCAAAGTGAATCTGTCTCTCTActtcagacagacacaaaagCTCAGCACAAATATAACTTATTGGATCAGTGTTCTATTTCAGCTATGTGGGTTAGTAGTTCAGTGTTAAGAGTCTGcagaaaaaaatttttttttaataaaatgttaacaCTAAGGTCCCAATAATAACCAATACAGGGCTTAAAACACCATGACATCATCACACCATCTCACCAACCAATCAAATCAACAGTTACTGCAGTGTGGTTTAACCAAACCAGAGATGTTCTCTTGTAAAGACCACATATGTCTTACATTAAAATACAAGGagtccagaaaaaaacatacactTGGTTTGTAATAGTGTAACAAACATTGAGTTGGACAGTCAAAAGAGTCTGTGGAGGTCCACCTGTGTCCCTACAC includes:
- the agpat3 gene encoding 1-acyl-sn-glycerol-3-phosphate acyltransferase gamma, which codes for MALLAYLKSLFILQLLMGFVFVVSGLIINFIQLCTCILWPFNKQLYRRINCRLSYSLWSQLVMLLEWWSGTDCTLYTDQATVDKFGKEHAIIILNHNFEIDFLCGWTMCERYGILGSSKVLAKHELLKVPLIGWTWYFLEIVFCKRKWEEDRNTVFKGLSRLKDYPEYMWFLLYCEGTRFTEKKHQISMQIAESKGLPKLKYHLLPRTKGFTTTLQCLKGTVTAVYDVTLNFKDNQTPTLLGIVNGKKYKADLSVRRFSVEEIPDDEKECANWLHKLYQEKDALQEQYSKEGKFPGPTIIPPRRLWTLLNFLFWATLLLSPLINFACGVVVSGSPLLIIGFIFFLIIASIAIRRLIGVTEVKKTGSSYGNQEAKKQN